In Clostridium sp. JN-1, one genomic interval encodes:
- a CDS encoding YlxR family protein, with amino-acid sequence MKVKKIPKRMCTGCMEMKPKKELIRVVKNKEDEVFIDLTGKKNGRGAYVCKNIDCLEKAFKSKRLEKNLEITIDEEIYSKLKEEIENEK; translated from the coding sequence ATGAAGGTAAAAAAGATACCTAAGAGAATGTGTACTGGATGCATGGAGATGAAACCCAAGAAAGAGCTTATAAGGGTTGTAAAAAACAAAGAAGACGAAGTTTTTATAGACTTAACTGGCAAAAAAAATGGAAGAGGAGCTTATGTTTGTAAAAACATCGACTGTTTGGAGAAAGCATTTAAAAGCAAGAGACTAGAAAAAAATTTAGAAATTACTATAGATGAAGAAATATATAGTAAACTTAAGGAAGAAATAGAAAATGAAAAATAA